Sequence from the Corallococcus sp. EGB genome:
CGCGCAGGCTGGTCATCGCGAAGGACGTGCTGCTGGGCGCCAGCGTGGCGCTGGGCGCGGCCAACATCTTCGGCGGGGCCTTCCTCGCGAAGCAGGCCCCCGAGGGCGCCGTCCCGTCGGAGACGGGCCTGACGCCCACCGCGGGCACGCCGGAGAGGGCCGCGAAGACGATGCGGGCGCTGGACGCGGGCGGCATCGCGAACCTCGCCACCATGGCGGGCGTCATCGGCATCACCGCCATCCTGAACATGCGCGCGGGGACGTCCTCGCGCTGGTCACTGGTCGCCAGGTTCCTTCCGTAAGGGCTCATGGGGGCCGCCCCGCGTCTCCTCCGCGGCCCGGCTCGAAAAGGATGGGAAGGGCACGTGGGCGCGGAGCCGGAAAAACGGCACCGGGCCCACGGGTCTTTCTCCCGGGGCCCGGCGTGTGACTTCAGGCGCCGCTTGCGCCGAGGCTCAGATGTCCAGGTTCTGCACGTCCAGCGCGTTGCGCTCGATGAACTCGCGGCGGGGCTCCACGGCCTCGCCCATGAGCAGGGAGAAGATCTCGTCGCTCTCCACCATGTCCTCCACCCGCACCTGGAGCAGCGTGCGGCGGTTGGGGTCCATGGTCGTCTCCCAGAGCTGCTCCGGGTTCATCTCGCCCAGGCCCTTGTAGCGCTGCAGGCCCAGGCCCTTCTGCGCGTCCTTGCGGACCGCGGCCAGCACCTCCTGCACGGAGAACGCCGTCACCTCGCCGCCGTCCACCTGGACCCGATAGGGCGCCTTGCCCAGCGACTGGAACACCTCGCGCAGGGCGATGAGCTCCAGGTACTCCGGTGAGGACAGGTAGGCCTGGTCGAAGACGGACTCGCGCATGGAGCCGTTCACGTCCGTCGTCACCACCAGCCGCTGCGCCTCCTGGTGCTCCGCGTCCTTCTCCAGCCGCGTGGACAGCCGGCCCACCACCTCCGGCATGCGCCGCTGGCAGTACTCGCGCATGGACGCGAGCGCCGCCTCCACCGCCGCCCCGTCCGCGAGCATCTCCGCGCGCAGGTTCGTGGCCTGGGCCAGCGCGTCCACGATGCGCGCGTCGCGGCGCTTGGCCTGCTTCTCCAGCCGCTCCTCGTAGGTGATGACCTTCTCCAGGAGCGCCTTGAGCTCCGCGCCGCCCAGCTCGCCCGCCGGCGTCTTCACGCGGCAGTGCTCCGCGGCGATGCGCAGCAGGTACTCGTTGAGCGCGCGCTCGTCCTTGACGTAGGTGTCCTTCTTGTTGCGCGTGACCTTGTAGAGCGGCGGCTGCGCGATGTAGACGAAGCCCCGGTCGATGAGCTCGCGCATCTGCCGGTAGAAGAACGTGAGCAGCAGCGTGCGGATGTGGCTGCCGTCCACGTCCGCGTCCGTCATCAGGATGATGCGGTGGTAGCGCGCCTTCTCCGGGTCGTAGTCCTCCGCCCCGATGCCCGTGCCCAGCGCGGTGATGAGCGTGACGATTTCAGCGCTGGTCAGCATCTTCTCGAAGCGCGCCTTCTCCACGTTCAAGATCTTTCCGCGCAAGGGCAGGATGGCCTGGTTGCGCCGGTCCCGGCCCTGCTTCGCGGAGCCACCTGCGGAGTCACCCTCCACGATGTACAGCTCGCTCTCGTGCGGGTCGCGGCTCTGGCAGTCCGCGAGCTTTCCGGGCAGGCCGCCGCCGTCCAGCACGCCCTTGCGGCGCACCGTCTCACGCGCCTTGCGCGCGGCGATGCGGGCGCGGCACGCGTCGCCAATCTTCACCACGACCTTCTTGGCGAGCGGCGGGTTCTCCTCCAGGAAGGTGGCGAGCTGATCATTCACCATCTGCTCGACCAGGCCCTTCACCTCGCTGTTGCCCAGCTTCGTCTTCGTCTGGCCCTCGAACTGGGGGTTGGAGAGCTTCACGGAGATGACCGCGGAGAGGCCCTCACGCGCGTCCTCGCCCGTGGGCGTCTCCTTCAGGTCCTTCCAGAGGCCGCCCTTCTCCGCGTAGCTGTTGAGCGTGCGCGTGAGCGCGGCCTTGAAGCCGGACAGGTGGCTGCCTCCCTCGTGGGTGTTGATGTTGTTGGCGAAGGTGAAGATGCGCTCGTCGTAGCCATCGTTCCACTGCATGGCGATTTCCAGCGACACGCCCTCGCGCTCCGACTTGATGTAGACGGGCTTGTCGTGCAGCGCCTCCTTCGCCTTGTTGAGGTACTCCACGAAGGAGGAGATGCCGCCGTCGAACTTGAAGTCGTGTTCCTTCTGGGTGCGCTCGTCGCGGATGGTGATGTGCAGGCCCGCGTTGAGGAACGCGAGCTCGCGCAGGCGCTGGCTGAGCGTCTCGAAGTTGAAGTCCACCGTCTCCATGACCGTGGGGTCCGGCTTGAAGTGGATCAACGTGCCGCGCTTGTCCGTCGTGCCCGCCTCCTGCGGGGGGCCGTTGGCCACGCCGCGCGAGTACGACTGCTCGTAGACCTTGCCGGCGCGCTGGACGCGGACCTTGAACCACTCCGACAGGAAGTTCACGCAGGTGACGCCCACGCCGTGCAGGCCGCCGGACACCTTGTACGCGCCGTTGCCGAACTTGCTGCCGGCGTGCAGCTCCGTGAGCACCACCTCCAGCGTGTCCTTGCCCTTGAACTTGGGGTCGGGGTGCGGGCCCACGGGGATGCCGCGGCCGTTGTCCTGGACGCTGAGCGAGCCATCCACGTGGATGACCACGTCGATGTCCGTGCAGTGGCCGGCGAGGGCCTCGTCCACGGAGTTGTCGACGACCTCGTACACGAGCTTGTGGAGCCCGTAGGTCATCGTGTCGCCGATGTACATGCCGGGGCGCTTGCGGACGGCCTCCAGCCCTTCGAGCTTGGTGATGGCGTCCGTCCCATAATCGGCGGGCGGCGCGGCCGGCGAGACACCGGTAGCGGGGGTCTTTTCCATGTGAAGCGTGTCCTTGGGAAAGGCTGCCGTTGCGACAGGGCTCAAGCCTGTTGTGCCTACCACCACCGGGCATCCCGGACAAGCTCCGGGAGCCCACGCAAGGCTGCGAAAAGATTCATGAATCAGGCGTCGAAACGCGAGGGCGGGAGGCGGTCCTCCAGCGCCGCGATCAGCTCTTCATAAACAGCCTTGCGGGCGAAAAGATGTCGCGTGACGAGCACCCTTCCCCCTTCCTTGAGGAACAGGCCCAGCACGCTCCCCCTGCGGCCGACCTGGCGCACGGAATCAATCTGTCCCCAGTGCAGCTCCAGCGGCTGGCCGCTGAAGGGCCGGGCCACCCGCACGCCCGCGGCGTCCAGGGTGACGCCCCACTCCGCGCGGGGGCGCAGGCGGTGGATGGAGACGAGGAAGGCCAGCATCAGGCCGGCGCTGAGGCCCGCGCGCGCCATGGCGACCAGCCCCCCGCCGCCCCGGTAGTCCGCCAGGGCCCAGGCGGTGAGGACCGCCAGGAGGCACGCGCCCACGATGAGGGCGATTCGGGTGGGACGCGGGTCGAAAGAGAAGAAGCGCGGGGTCATGGTGGCGGGTCGAAAGGAGTGAAACCTAACCCCCTGGCGCACGGTGCGCGCGACCTTTCCTCCACGGCTGTTCTTTGCCCGTCGCCCCCGTGCATAGGCTCCCGGCCCGCATGACGGACGCCGAACTCACCCAGCGACTGCACACCAACCTCATCGCCTTCAAGACACTGCAGGCCGAGCGCGGCCCGCTGCTCCACCTGCGGCTCCCGGGCGTGGACGCCTTCGCCCTGCCCGCCTACCAGGACGCCCACTTCCAGCAGGTCCTCTTCACGGACGCGGACGCGCTGGCCCGGGCGCTGCCCGCCGTCACGGACTTCTACCGGGGGCATGGGCTGCCGCGCTGGCGCGTCACCCTGGCGCCGGGGCAGGGGGACGCGACGCGGGTGCTGGGCGCCGCGGGCTACCGCCCGGACTTCACCGTGGTGGCCATGGGGTCCTGGCTGAAGGAGCTGCCGGACGCGGCGCCCGGGGTGCCGGTGGAGCCCGTGGAGGACCTCAACGACCTGGTGGAGATCAACGTCCAGACCTACGGCCCGGAGTGGCGGGACATCCTCTCCGTCTGGCAGCAGCCGCCCCGCCTGACGGTGAACACCGTGGTGGCGCGCGAGCACGGCCGGGCGCTGTCCTGCGGCCTCACGGTGGACGTGGCGGACACGGCGGGCGTGTACCTGGTGGCCACCCTTCCGGAGGCGCGGGGGCTGGGGCTCGCGTCCGCGGTGATGCGGGGCATCATCGCCGAGGCGCGCAAGCGCGGGTGCACCGCGATGGTGCTCCAGTCCACCCCGGCGGGCATCCGCGTGTACCGGCACCTGGGCTTCCGAGACATCGGTCTCTGGGAGCACTGGGTGCCCCAGGGCTCCTGAAGCGGCCCCGCCCCCCTCAGCGCAGCGCCTCCAGCTCCTCCAGCGTCTCCAGCACCCGCTGGGGTTCCTCCAGGCCGTGGAGCCGGTCCGCCAGCCCGCGCCCCGCAAGGCGCGCCACGTGCGCCAGCCGCATCAGCCGCGCGCGGCCCACGTGGCCGTCCACCAGCGCCACCACCAGCCGCAGGGGCAGGCCGTCCGGGGCGTCCACCTTCAGGGGCCGGGCCAGCGTCACCAGCGCCGCCACCGGGGCCGCTCCGGCCACGAACGCGTGCGGCACCGCCACGCCGTTGCCCACCTGGGACGGGACCTCGTCCTCCCGCTTGCGCAGGCCCTCCGCGAGCGCCGCCGCGTCCACTCCGGGCAGCGCCGCCGCCAGCCGCCCGGCCGCCACGTCCAGCGCGTCCTCGTAGTCTCCGCAGGAGAGCTGCACCACCACCCGCTCCGTGCTCAGGAGCGGCCCCAGCGGGGGCACGGGCTCATCGCCGCGCACCTCGCGCAGGGGGAACTCCGCGTCCAGGAAGGCCCGCACGCGCGCCAGCTGGGCGCCGGTGAGCTTGCGCCGCGCGATGTCCAGCATCAGCGTCCCCGCCGCGGGCACGTCCTCCAGGTAGCCCGCGACGTACGGGCTCACCCGGTTGGCCACGTCCATGAGCAGCCCCGGGGGCACGTCCAGCTCCCGGGCGATGGCCGTCAGCCGCTCCTGCGTGGGCGGCGCGTCCACGCCGTTCTCCACGCGGCTCAAGTAGGCGCTCGACACGCCGATGCGCCGGGCCAGGTCGCGCAGGGACAGCCCCGCGTCCACCCGCAACAGGCGCAGTGTGGCTCCCAGGTGCATGGCGGTCAGCTCCGCGCGCCGAGCGGCTGCGTCGGCGTCGGGTCCGGCGTCGCCCCCTGCGCCCGGGCCTCCTCCGGGGTCCGGGCCGGCAGCGTCGCCGTCTCCGGATGACACACGAGCAGCAGCGAGGCGGGCGCGTCGCGAACGATGCGCTCGCGCTGCACGCCGAACAGCCGGTCTTCCAGGCCCCATTCGGCCCCCAGGCCCACCACGACGAGGTCGTAACCCGCCTTCGCTTCCGCCAGCGCCGCGTCCTCCGGCGACGCGTGGCGCACCACCTTGAGCTTCACGGAGGCGCCCTCCTCCGCGGGGAACAGCTCCTCCACCTGCGCGCGGCCCGCGCCCGAGCCCTCGGGAGAGGTCACGTGCAGCACCGTCACCTCCGCACCGGCCTGCTTCACCAGCCGTCGCGCCAGGCCCAGCGCCGCCCGGTCATGCCGGCTGCCCACGAAGGGCACCAGCACCCGGCGCACCTGTGACAGGCCGCGGTCCACCAGCACCGCCACCGTGCCGCCCGCCTCCTGCATCACCTCACGCACCGTGCCGCCCAGCACCGTCTGGCTGAAGAGCGGCTTGTGCCAGCCCAGCAGCACCAGGTCCGCGCGCTTGGCCTGGGCCGTGCGGCAGATGTCCCGCGCGGGCTCCGACGAAACGAACGACAGCGTGCGCACCGACAGCCCCAGCTTCTCCGCCCGGCCCACCAGGGGCGCCAGCGCGCCGCCCGACGCGGCCACGGGGTCCAGGGCCTCCTCCCCGCGGGCCTTGAGCGAGCGCTCCGGCGACAAGAGGTGCAGCGCGTAGAGGTTCGCCTCGTTGCGCTCGCCCGACAGCGCGCGCGACAGCACCGCCATGCCCGGGCCGGCCTGCCCGTGCGACACGCACAGGAGCACCGTGTACGCGGAGGCCGGCAGCACCGGCTCGGGCGCCTGCACCAGCTTCTCGCGCGCCAGCTCCTCCGGCGAATACAGCAGGCGCAACAGCGGCGTGGTCATGAAGGTCGTGACCAGCGCCATGATGACCATCATCGTGAAGAGCGTGGGCGAGATGACGCCCAGGTCCAGGCCCAGGTTGAGCACGATGAGCTCCATCAGGCCGCGCGTGTTCATCAGGACGCCCACGGCCCCCGCCTCCCGCCACCGCAGGCCGGTGAGGCGCGCGGCCACCGCGCTGCCGCCGAACTTGCCCAGGCACGCCAGGACGATGATGGCGCCGCACGTGAGCCACGCCTCCGGCGTGGCCAGCAGGCCCAGCTGCGTGCGCAGGCCGCTGAAGGCGAAGAACACGGGCAACAGCAGCACGACGGCCACGTCCTCCAGCTTCTCCGCCAGCGCCGCCGCCAGCCCTCCCTCCTTGGGAATCACCGCGCCGAACATGAAGGCGCCGAAGAGCGAGTGGATGCCGATGTATTCGGTGGTCCACGCGGAGCCGAGCAGCATCATCATCGTGATGGCCACCACGTTCTGGGTGAGCCCCTCGCGGTTGGCCACGCGCGCGCCCAGCCGGGCGAGGAACGGCCTCACCAGCACCAGCATGAAGCCGATGTAGAGCAGCGCGAACACCGTGGTGAGCGCCGCGTGCGCCAGGTCCGACGCGCGCACCAGAGACACCACGAACGCCAGGATGCACCACGCCGTCACGTCGTCCACCGCCGCGCACGCGATGGCGATGGCGCCCAGCTTCGACTGCATGAGCCCGCGCTCGGTGAGGATGCGCGCCAGCACCGGGAAGGCCGTGATGCTCATGGACACGCCCATGAACAGCACGAACGAGGAGAACGGCACGTCCGGGCTGGACAGCGACTTGTACAGCCACAGCGCGCCCGCCGCCGCGCCCAGGGCGAACGGGGTGATGATGCTGGAGTGGCTGATGGCCACCGACGCGTGGCCCCGCCCCTTGAGCAGCTTGGGGTCCAGCTCCAGGCCAATCAGGAACATGAAGAGCACCAGGCCGACCTCGGCCAGCATCTTCAGGAACGGCATGGACTCCGGCGGGAACAGCCAGCGCATGGCGTCCGGCGCCAGCCAGCCCAGCAGCGACGGGCCCAGCGCGATGCCCGCCACCACCTCCGCGATGACCAGGGGCTGCCCCAGCCAGCGCGCCCCCCGGCCGATCAACCGGGACACCGCGATGATGACGATGAGCTGGACCAGGAGCTGGGCGAGCATGTGGGGATTCATCGGACAGGCCTCGCGGGAAAAGTGTTAAGGATGCACTTACCAGGGCCTCTCGCGCAGCGTCAACACGGGCGAGCCGGTCCGCCCGCGGAGAGGACAGACACCGGGAGTCTCAGACGACTTCGGGGGCCTTGTTGGCCCCCACGGCCTTGAGGAGCGTCTCCACGTCCACCGGCTTGCGCAGGTAGCCGCAGGCGCCCATCTCCTCCGCCACCTGGCGCGCGTTGGCGGACGCGGAGAAGACGAGCACGGGGATGTCGCGCCACGCCTGCACCTGGCGCATCTGGCGGCCGAAGGTGGCGCCGTCCATCACCGGCATCATCATGTCCAGCAGCACCAGGCACGGGGGCACCGGCTCCCGGCGGAGCACCTCCAGCGCCTGCAGGCCGTTGCCCGCCCCCAGCACGGTGTAGCCCGCGTCGCGCAGGACCTCCTCCAGCGCCTCCCGCAGGTCCGTGTCGTCATCCACCACCAACAGCGGCCGGCTCACTCGCGCGCCTCCTTCTCCAATGGCAGCTCCAGCGTGAAGCGCGCACCCTCGCCCGCGACGGGCTCCGCCCAGGCCCGGCCGCCGTGCGCCTCCGCGGCGCGGCGGGCCAGGTACAGCCCCAGGCCCAGGCCTCCATAAGAATGCGAGCTGACGGCGCGGCCGAAGCGCTCGAAGATGCGCTCCACCTGGTCCACGGGCACGCCAATGCCCCGGTCGCGCACCTGGATGCGCGCGAAGCCCCCTTCCCGCCCCACGTCCACCTCCACCGGCCGCCCCGGACCGAACTTGAGCGCGTTGGATATCAACGCCGCCACGGCCTGGTCCACCCGAAGCCGGTCCCACGTCCCCCAGAGCCCGTGGCGCGGGGACTGGCGCAGTTCGCATCCGGCCGCGCGAGCCTCCGCCTGGTAGCGCTCCAGCACCTCCGCGACCAGCTCCTCCAGGTCGAAGTGCTCGGGCATCAGCGACAGCTCGCCGCTGGACAGCTGGGACACGTCCAGGAGGCCCTCCACCAGCGTGCCCAGCCGGCGCACCTGGCGCACGCTGCGCTCCAGCCGCGTCACCACGTCCGGCTCCAGGTGGTGCGCCTCCGAGCGCTGCAACAGCGTGCCCAGCTGCAGCCGCAGCGTGGTGAGGGGCGTGCGCAGCTCATGCGCGGCCACGGTGAGGAACTCGTCGCGCAGGCGGACCGCCTCACGGGCCTCCTGGAAGAGCCGGGTGTTCTCCAGCACCAGCCCCGTCCGGCGCGCCAGCTCCTGCGCCAGCGCCAGGTCCACCGGCGCGAGCGCGCGCTCCCCCAGCGTGCCCATGGACAGCACGCCCAGCCGCGTTTCGTTGCCCGGCAGGGGCACGTTCACCACCGAGCGCAGCCCCAGGCCTTCAATGGCGCGCTGGTGCGCCGGGTCCTTCGTGATGGGCACCGGGCGCCGGCGCACGTCCGGCATGAACTCCGGCTGGCCGGTGCGCAGCACGTGCGAGGGGCCCGCGGCGGCCTGGGGGTCCAGGGGGAAGCGCTGGTCCAGCTTCCAGGCATGGGCGCGCCGCTCCGCGTCCGGGTGCGCCAGCGCCACCAGCCGCAGGCCGCCCTGGTCCGGGTCCTGGAGGAAGAACGCGCACCAGTCCGCCACCCGGGGCACCATCAACTGCACCAGCTGATCCAGCCGCGCCGCCTGCTCCAGGGACGCGGTGAGCAGCTCGCTGGCCTTGGCGAGGATGTCCCGGTCCAGCTCCGCCCGCGCGCGCTCGCGCCGCACGCGCGTCTCCTCCAGCTCACGCGCCACCGCCGGCCCCAGCCGGGCCATCCGGTCCTTGGAGAAGCAGTCGCGCGCGCCCGCCTTCATCAGCGTGACGGCCTGCTCCTCGCTCAGCTGGCTGGACAGGACGATGAGGGGCACGTCCCGCCCCTGCGCATGCAGGAGCGCCAGCACGTCCAGGGCGTTGAAGCGCGGCAGCCGGTCGTCGCACAGCACCAGGTCCCATGGCTCCGCGGCCAGCGCGTCCCGCAGCGCCTCCAGCGTCTCCACGCGCCGGGCCGTGGGCAGGTAGCCCGCCTGCTCCAGCTCCGCCGTCACCAGCGCCGCGTCATTGATGCTGTCCTCCACCAGCAACAGCCGGAAGGGCGTCATGCCCGGGCCCCGCCCATCAGCCCCGGGGCCGGACAACGCCCCTGCGGCCGGGAGCCTCGTGCTGCATCCATTCGCGTTGCTCCTCCCGTGGGGTGTGGGCCTCTTCATCCATGCTAGTGGCCCTCCCTGTCACGCCAGCGGGAGAAATGGCGGACGTTCAACACCGAGCGGTGGCTGGTGAACGTCCCGCGCCGGGACCCCGCACTTGCGCGGGGTGTCCTCGGATTACCAGGAGACGTCGTACTCGGTGTCCAGCAGGGACAGCTGCCGCCCGTGGACCTGGACGTCCTGGGCGCCCACGGCCTCCAGGGCGGCCTGGAGCACGCCCTCGTGGTACGGCGTGGGCATGAAGTCCCGGCGCATCACGAAGCGGGCGCTGTGGTCGCCCGTCCAGAGCACGCTGCGCTCGCCGTAGCTGACCGCGGCGCGGTAGCCCTCGGCCATGTGCTGGAGCATCCGCCACGGGTTGCGGCCGGCGGCCTGCATCAGCTCCCGGCCGAACATGGAGGACAGGAAGTCCACCGTGGCCTGCGTCCCGATGTACCGCAGCGCCTGCGCCCAGTCGCCCAGTTGGGGGCGCAGGAGCCACGTCGCCTCGGCGACCATCGGCAGGAAGTGCGTCACCGGGTACAGGTCCGCGGCGCTCAGGTCCTTCAGCCCGGACGCCGCCAGGCAGGTGGCCCCGGCCTCCTCGCCCTGGAGGAAGCCCACCACCTTCACCACGCCCAGGAAGAACATCCCCCGCGCCCCGTCCTCCGGGGTCGCGGCCAGGCACCGCTCCGTCAGGTGCCACGCCGCGCTCTGCTCCGCCCTGCCCGCCGCCGCCTTCGACGAACCTTCCACCGGTCCGCGATCCATACCGACCTCTCCTGCTTCGAGCGCTGGCATCAGGCCCCCCCCCATTGCCCGGGTCCCCTTCACCAGCGCAGCCCTTTCCCCCTCACAGGTGCCGGGGCCCACGCCCCGCTCACACCGTGCAGCGCAATCACACAATTCCACAAAAACGACAAGAAATCCAAGGAAGCCAGGAAGTACCTGCCATTATCCCGGAGTTTACCCCAATCTAATAGGGGCGCGGATGGCCGTTCTTGAACACTGAGAAAGGCTGAGGTCCGCGCCCCACACAGCGTCCTACCCGGAGAGGACGGCCTGGGCGGCGGAGACGGCCGTTCCGGAGGCGGCGGCGCGGTGGCCGGCGGCGCTGAGGGCGCGTTCGATGGCGCCCACGGTGACGAGCACGTCTCCGGCGCTGACGCGGTTCATGTGCCCCACGCGGAAGTAGCGCGCCTTGATTTCGGGGTGGAGGCCGCCGGCGATGGCGACCCCTTGCGCCTTCACGCGGCCCACGAGCGACGCGTCCACGCCGTCCGGGTAGTACACGGCGCTCAGGGTGTTGGCGGCCACGGCCTCCGACGCGGGGACGAGCCGCAGACCCAGCGCGCTCCAGGCGGCACGGAAGGCGCGGGCCATGCGGCGGTGGCGCTCGAAGCGGGGCTCCATGCCCTCCGCCAGGATCTGCCCCAGGCTCACGTCCAGCGCGCACACCAGGGGCGTGGGCGGGGTGGCGAAGTAGGCGGGCTTGCCGGCCTCGTAGGCCTCCATCACCGGCAGCCACTCCGCCCAGTCCGCGTACACGCTGGCCACCGGCGCCTTGCGCGCCCTCCACGCGGCGAGCGCGCGGGGGCTCACGGTGAGCAGCGCCAGGCCCGGCGGCACCCCCACCGCCTTCTGGCTGGCGGTGAGGTACACGTCCGCGCCCCACGCGTCCTGGTGGAAGGCCTCGCCGGCGGTGGCGCACACGCCGTCCACCACGGCCAGGACGCCGTGCTGGCGCGCGGCCTTCACCAGCGGCTCCACGGGCGCGAGCACCGCGGTGGAGGTGTCCACGTGGGTGACGGTCATCAGCTTGAAGCCGCCGCGCTGGAGCTCCGCCTCCACCTGGGCCACGTCCGGGGTGCTGCCCACGGCGCCCGCGCGCACGTGCGTCACCTTCGCGCCGTGGCGCTCCAGGATGTGGGCCATGCGGTCGCTGAAGTAGCCGGTGTTCACCACCAGCGCGCGGTCGCCGGGCTCCACGATGTTCGCCACGGCGAGCTCCATGGCCAGCGTGCCGCTGCCGGAGACGACGAAGGGCTGCGAGCCGGGCGCGAGCGACACCTCGCGCAGGCGCTTCAGGGCCCGGCCGAAGGTGGCGATGAAGCCTGCGTCCAGGTGTCCGGGGACCGGCCCGGACATCGCCTGCAACACCTCCGCGTCCACGTCCACCGGCCCGGGAATCATCAACAGGTCTCTCACGGCGCCACGCCTCCTGAGGCCCCCCTTTCCCGATGAGACGGCGGAGGGCGGCCCCCCACTGTGGCCAGCGCGCGCCCGGCTTGTCCACGCTGGAAAATGAAGACGCCGGAGTCCCGTGCACTGGGGACTCCGGCGTCTGGAACTTCATAGGCCGAACGTTGACTAGCGGTACGTCGCCGTCACGCTGTCCGCGCGGGCCACCTGGCCGGCGGTGAACGAGTTCATGCAGCTGTCGTCCGTGTAGTCCATGAAGTTGTAGATGGGGTCCGCGCCGCCACCGGCGCAGGTGTCGCGGCCCGCGGGGCAGCCGTACGCGGGCGAGGCCTCCGGCGGCGTGTCGCTGACGGAGTCACCCGGGCTGGCGCAGCCGCCCTGGAACGTGTGGTACAGGCCCACCCAGTGGCCGACCTCGTGCGTGCCCGTGTCGCCCAGGTTGTAGGGGGACGCCGTGCCGCCGGGGACGCTGCTGTAGAGGATGACCACGCCGTCCATCTTCGGCGCGCTGCTGTAGCTGGAGGGGAAGGTCGCCCAGCCCAGCAGGCCACCGCCGATGTTCGCGGTGTAGAGGTTGAGCGACTCCTTGCCACCCTTGCGCAGGGTGTTCTTCATGCTCGTCTCGGCCGGGCTGTTCGGCGTGACGGTGTACCAGGTGCTGTTCGTGGTGCGGTCCGTGCCGGCCAGCGTGAACTTGAACGGGGTGTTGGCGTACGCCGCGTTCAGCACGTTCATCTGCGCGGTGATCTGCGAGTCCGGGATGTCGCCGTTGGCGAGGCCCGCGCCCTTGTTGATGACGTGGAAGTACACCGGCACGTTCACCGAGCCCACCGCGCGCTTCGCCTGCACGCGGCCCGCGATCGCCGCTTCAACCTCCGCCTTCTCCTGGGCGGACAGCTCCACGGTGGCGCAGCCGCGGTGCGGAATGGCCTGCGCGTTGGTGGTCTCCTCCGCGGGAGCCGCGGGAGTCTGCTCCTCGGAAGTCGGGGCGCTGCTGCTACAGCCCGCCAGGGACATCAGGGTGCCAACAACCACCGCGATACGGCCACCGCGCTGCGCGACGTGACGGAACATGTTTCCCGACTCCTAGGAAAGTGGGTCATCCAGAAATACACGGATGAAACCGCCAAAGTCAACGGGCCATGAAAAGCTGAATTCTCATCGAACTCTCATCAGGCGAACCGCGCGTCCCCTGTCGCGACCTGTCCTGTCTGTGTTTCATCCCGAAGCAGGAAGGCGCCGGAGTCCCCCTGCGAGCGGGGACTCCGGCGCCTTGGACTTCAGGAAGCGAGGCCGGGGACTAGCGGTACTGCGCCGTCAGGCTGTCCGCGCGGGCCACCTGGCCCGGCGTGAACTCGTTCATGCAGCTGTCGTCGGTGTAGTCCATGAAGTTGTAGATGGGGTCCACGCCGCCGCCGGCGCAGGTGTCACGACCCACCGGGCAGCCATAGGCGGGCGAGGCCTCCGGCGGCGTGTCGCTGACGGAGTCACCCGGGCTGGCGCAGCCGCCCTGGAACGTGTGGTACAGGCCCAGCCAGTGGCCG
This genomic interval carries:
- the gyrB gene encoding DNA topoisomerase (ATP-hydrolyzing) subunit B produces the protein MEKTPATGVSPAAPPADYGTDAITKLEGLEAVRKRPGMYIGDTMTYGLHKLVYEVVDNSVDEALAGHCTDIDVVIHVDGSLSVQDNGRGIPVGPHPDPKFKGKDTLEVVLTELHAGSKFGNGAYKVSGGLHGVGVTCVNFLSEWFKVRVQRAGKVYEQSYSRGVANGPPQEAGTTDKRGTLIHFKPDPTVMETVDFNFETLSQRLRELAFLNAGLHITIRDERTQKEHDFKFDGGISSFVEYLNKAKEALHDKPVYIKSEREGVSLEIAMQWNDGYDERIFTFANNINTHEGGSHLSGFKAALTRTLNSYAEKGGLWKDLKETPTGEDAREGLSAVISVKLSNPQFEGQTKTKLGNSEVKGLVEQMVNDQLATFLEENPPLAKKVVVKIGDACRARIAARKARETVRRKGVLDGGGLPGKLADCQSRDPHESELYIVEGDSAGGSAKQGRDRRNQAILPLRGKILNVEKARFEKMLTSAEIVTLITALGTGIGAEDYDPEKARYHRIILMTDADVDGSHIRTLLLTFFYRQMRELIDRGFVYIAQPPLYKVTRNKKDTYVKDERALNEYLLRIAAEHCRVKTPAGELGGAELKALLEKVITYEERLEKQAKRRDARIVDALAQATNLRAEMLADGAAVEAALASMREYCQRRMPEVVGRLSTRLEKDAEHQEAQRLVVTTDVNGSMRESVFDQAYLSSPEYLELIALREVFQSLGKAPYRVQVDGGEVTAFSVQEVLAAVRKDAQKGLGLQRYKGLGEMNPEQLWETTMDPNRRTLLQVRVEDMVESDEIFSLLMGEAVEPRREFIERNALDVQNLDI
- a CDS encoding GNAT family N-acetyltransferase yields the protein MTDAELTQRLHTNLIAFKTLQAERGPLLHLRLPGVDAFALPAYQDAHFQQVLFTDADALARALPAVTDFYRGHGLPRWRVTLAPGQGDATRVLGAAGYRPDFTVVAMGSWLKELPDAAPGVPVEPVEDLNDLVEINVQTYGPEWRDILSVWQQPPRLTVNTVVAREHGRALSCGLTVDVADTAGVYLVATLPEARGLGLASAVMRGIIAEARKRGCTAMVLQSTPAGIRVYRHLGFRDIGLWEHWVPQGS
- a CDS encoding helix-turn-helix domain-containing protein encodes the protein MHLGATLRLLRVDAGLSLRDLARRIGVSSAYLSRVENGVDAPPTQERLTAIARELDVPPGLLMDVANRVSPYVAGYLEDVPAAGTLMLDIARRKLTGAQLARVRAFLDAEFPLREVRGDEPVPPLGPLLSTERVVVQLSCGDYEDALDVAAGRLAAALPGVDAAALAEGLRKREDEVPSQVGNGVAVPHAFVAGAAPVAALVTLARPLKVDAPDGLPLRLVVALVDGHVGRARLMRLAHVARLAGRGLADRLHGLEEPQRVLETLEELEALR
- a CDS encoding cation:proton antiporter, whose amino-acid sequence is MNPHMLAQLLVQLIVIIAVSRLIGRGARWLGQPLVIAEVVAGIALGPSLLGWLAPDAMRWLFPPESMPFLKMLAEVGLVLFMFLIGLELDPKLLKGRGHASVAISHSSIITPFALGAAAGALWLYKSLSSPDVPFSSFVLFMGVSMSITAFPVLARILTERGLMQSKLGAIAIACAAVDDVTAWCILAFVVSLVRASDLAHAALTTVFALLYIGFMLVLVRPFLARLGARVANREGLTQNVVAITMMMLLGSAWTTEYIGIHSLFGAFMFGAVIPKEGGLAAALAEKLEDVAVVLLLPVFFAFSGLRTQLGLLATPEAWLTCGAIIVLACLGKFGGSAVAARLTGLRWREAGAVGVLMNTRGLMELIVLNLGLDLGVISPTLFTMMVIMALVTTFMTTPLLRLLYSPEELAREKLVQAPEPVLPASAYTVLLCVSHGQAGPGMAVLSRALSGERNEANLYALHLLSPERSLKARGEEALDPVAASGGALAPLVGRAEKLGLSVRTLSFVSSEPARDICRTAQAKRADLVLLGWHKPLFSQTVLGGTVREVMQEAGGTVAVLVDRGLSQVRRVLVPFVGSRHDRAALGLARRLVKQAGAEVTVLHVTSPEGSGAGRAQVEELFPAEEGASVKLKVVRHASPEDAALAEAKAGYDLVVVGLGAEWGLEDRLFGVQRERIVRDAPASLLLVCHPETATLPARTPEEARAQGATPDPTPTQPLGARS
- a CDS encoding response regulator: MSRPLLVVDDDTDLREALEEVLRDAGYTVLGAGNGLQALEVLRREPVPPCLVLLDMMMPVMDGATFGRQMRQVQAWRDIPVLVFSASANARQVAEEMGACGYLRKPVDVETLLKAVGANKAPEVV